The following proteins are co-located in the Flavobacteriales bacterium genome:
- a CDS encoding DUF1801 domain-containing protein, with protein MKIKAISVNDYFDKIPEERQLAMNKLREIINTHLPKGFEECLGYGMPSWVVPHSIYPNGYHTTPELPLPFMSLASQKNFIGLYHMGIYADNKLLDWWQKEYVKYCSKKLDMGKSCIRLKYIEEIPYELIAELCTKISVDQWIKTYENSFKR; from the coding sequence ATGAAAATTAAAGCTATTTCAGTCAATGACTATTTTGACAAAATACCTGAAGAAAGACAACTAGCCATGAATAAACTTAGAGAAATCATAAATACCCATTTACCAAAGGGTTTTGAAGAATGTTTGGGTTATGGAATGCCTAGCTGGGTAGTACCTCATTCTATTTACCCTAATGGTTATCATACAACCCCTGAACTTCCTCTCCCTTTTATGAGTTTGGCTTCGCAAAAAAACTTTATAGGCTTATATCATATGGGAATTTATGCAGACAACAAACTTCTTGATTGGTGGCAGAAAGAATATGTGAAGTATTGTTCCAAAAAACTAGATATGGGTAAAAGCTGTATTCGACTGAAGTATATCGAAGAAATACCTTATGAATTAATTGCAGAATTATGCACTAAAATTAGTGTTGATCAATGGATAAAGACCTATGAGAATAGTTTTAAAAGATAA
- a CDS encoding alkylphosphonate utilization protein encodes MEVKDCNGNTLSSGDSVIVVKTLDVKGSPLVIKKGTKVKNIRLTDDADEVDCKVNGTRVVLKTMFLKKK; translated from the coding sequence ATGGAAGTTAAAGATTGTAATGGTAATACTTTATCCAGTGGTGATTCTGTCATTGTTGTAAAGACCTTAGATGTTAAAGGATCTCCTCTTGTTATCAAGAAAGGTACGAAAGTTAAAAACATTCGATTGACTGACGATGCTGACGAGGTAGATTGTAAAGTTAACGGTACACGTGTAGTGCTAAAAACAATGTTTCTTAAAAAGAAATAA